Proteins co-encoded in one Paenibacillus antri genomic window:
- a CDS encoding D-sedoheptulose-7-phosphate isomerase: MNQALGALLEKYPDIASCQDDIVAAYEIMRESYANGGKALFCGNGGSASDSEHIVGELMKGFMSRRPVSDEERARWIEAYGEEEGRYLADHLQGGLPAISLVSHTALLTAFINDVAADMMFAQQVYGYGKPGDVLVGLSTSGNSANVMRAVQVAKLRGLKTIGLTGRAGGKMAEACDVTIRVPKDSTPDIQERHLPIYHAICIMLEEEFFGK; this comes from the coding sequence ATGAATCAGGCGTTAGGAGCGTTATTGGAAAAGTACCCCGACATCGCGTCGTGTCAGGACGATATCGTCGCGGCCTACGAAATCATGCGGGAGAGCTACGCGAACGGCGGCAAGGCGCTGTTCTGCGGCAACGGCGGCAGCGCGTCCGACAGCGAGCATATCGTGGGCGAGCTGATGAAGGGCTTCATGTCGCGGCGTCCGGTTTCGGACGAGGAGCGGGCCCGCTGGATCGAAGCGTACGGCGAGGAAGAAGGCCGTTACCTCGCCGACCATCTGCAGGGCGGACTGCCCGCGATTTCGCTCGTCAGCCATACGGCGCTGCTGACGGCGTTCATTAACGACGTCGCCGCGGACATGATGTTCGCGCAGCAAGTCTACGGGTACGGCAAGCCGGGCGACGTGCTCGTGGGCTTAAGCACCTCGGGCAATTCCGCGAACGTCATGCGGGCGGTGCAGGTGGCGAAGCTGCGGGGGCTGAAGACGATCGGGTTGACGGGACGCGCCGGCGGGAAGATGGCCGAGGCGTGCGACGTGACGATCCGCGTGCCGAAGGACTCGACGCCGGACATTCAGGAGCGGCATCTGCCGATTTACCACGCGATTTGCATCATGCTGGAAGAGGAGTTTTTCGGAAAATGA
- a CDS encoding MgtC/SapB family protein: protein MSAVLLKIGLSAVFGLIIGIDRELKKKPLGMKTCLVLAVSSCLLTVVSIQAAYDFPKLDHMVMDPMRLAAQIVSGVGFIGAGVILKRNDDVISGLTTAAMIWGASGLGIAVGAGYYIEAAVALLFVLVGVDLIPFLMRKWGPDVLTSKEILISFILTDMEHFDAMKSHLVRHKVKVKATKVSELDERTIRIELRAQVHEHSTIADIFKDIRTEEHVSKLDVRSL from the coding sequence ATGAGCGCCGTACTTCTGAAGATCGGACTATCCGCCGTGTTCGGTCTCATCATCGGGATCGATCGGGAGTTAAAGAAGAAACCTCTAGGCATGAAGACCTGTCTCGTTCTCGCGGTAAGCAGCTGCTTGCTTACGGTCGTTTCCATTCAAGCGGCCTATGACTTCCCGAAGCTCGATCACATGGTGATGGATCCGATGCGTCTGGCGGCGCAGATCGTATCCGGGGTCGGCTTTATCGGCGCCGGGGTCATCCTGAAGCGCAACGACGACGTCATCAGCGGCCTTACGACCGCCGCGATGATCTGGGGGGCGTCCGGCCTTGGGATCGCCGTCGGCGCGGGGTATTATATCGAAGCGGCCGTCGCGCTGTTGTTCGTCTTGGTCGGGGTCGACCTGATCCCGTTCTTGATGCGGAAGTGGGGGCCGGACGTCCTCACCTCGAAGGAAATATTAATTTCGTTCATCCTAACGGATATGGAACACTTCGACGCCATGAAGTCGCATCTCGTCCGGCACAAGGTGAAGGTGAAGGCGACGAAGGTGTCGGAGCTCGACGAGCGAACGATACGAATCGAGCTGCGGGCGCAAGTGCACGAGCATAGCACGATCGCGGATATCTTTAAGGATATTCGGACCGAAGAGCATGTTAGCAAACTCGATGTTCGCTCTTTATAG
- the dgoD gene encoding galactonate dehydratase encodes MKIRSIELFTVPPRWLFLKVTTDDGLIGWGEPIVEGRAETVKAAVQELSDYFIGKEAGNIEDLWQVMYRGGFYRGGPILTSAISGIEQALWDIKGKRFGVPVYELLGGSVRDKMRVYAWIGGDKPAETAEAAREKVAAGYTAVKMNGTAEMEWIDSNAKIESAVANIAAVREAVGYGIGIGIDFHGRVHKGMAKALIKELEPYKPMFIEEPVLPENNEALLELARATTVPIATGERMFTRWDFKHALASGAVDIIQPDLSHAGGIWETRKIAAMAEAYDVAVAPHCPLGPIALAASLQLDFCTPNAFIQEQSLGIHYNQGSDLLDYLADPTVFEYEDGYVRRLEAPGLGIEVNEEKVREMAAIGHRWRNPIWRNADGSLSEW; translated from the coding sequence ATGAAAATTCGCAGCATCGAACTGTTTACGGTACCGCCCCGCTGGCTGTTCCTGAAGGTGACGACGGACGACGGATTGATCGGTTGGGGGGAGCCGATCGTCGAAGGGCGGGCGGAGACGGTGAAGGCGGCTGTCCAAGAGCTGAGCGATTACTTCATCGGCAAGGAAGCGGGCAATATCGAAGACCTATGGCAAGTCATGTATCGAGGCGGCTTTTACCGCGGCGGGCCGATTCTGACGAGCGCCATCTCCGGCATCGAGCAGGCGTTGTGGGACATTAAGGGCAAGCGGTTCGGCGTGCCGGTCTACGAGCTGCTCGGCGGGTCGGTCCGCGACAAGATGCGCGTCTACGCTTGGATCGGCGGCGACAAGCCGGCGGAGACGGCGGAAGCGGCGCGGGAGAAGGTCGCCGCCGGGTACACCGCGGTCAAGATGAACGGCACCGCGGAGATGGAGTGGATCGATTCGAACGCGAAGATCGAAAGCGCCGTCGCGAATATCGCGGCGGTGCGCGAAGCGGTCGGGTACGGGATCGGCATCGGGATCGACTTCCACGGCCGCGTGCACAAGGGGATGGCGAAGGCGCTCATCAAGGAGCTGGAGCCGTATAAGCCGATGTTCATCGAGGAGCCGGTGCTTCCGGAAAACAACGAGGCGCTGCTCGAGCTCGCCCGCGCGACGACGGTGCCGATCGCGACGGGCGAGCGCATGTTCACCCGCTGGGACTTCAAGCATGCGCTCGCGAGCGGCGCGGTCGATATCATTCAGCCGGATCTCAGCCACGCCGGCGGCATCTGGGAGACGCGGAAGATCGCCGCGATGGCCGAGGCGTACGACGTCGCCGTCGCGCCGCATTGCCCGCTCGGTCCGATCGCGCTCGCGGCTTCGCTGCAGCTCGATTTCTGCACGCCGAACGCGTTCATACAGGAGCAAAGCTTAGGCATTCATTATAATCAAGGCTCGGACTTATTGGATTATCTTGCGGATCCGACCGTATTCGAATACGAGGACGGCTACGTCCGGCGGCTGGAGGCGCCGGGACTCGGCATCGAAGTCAACGAGGAGAAGGTGCGCGAGATGGCCGCGATCGGCCATCGCTGGCGCAATCCGATCTGGCGCAACGCCGACGGCTCGCTGTCGGAGTGGTAA
- a CDS encoding four-carbon acid sugar kinase family protein: MIGIVADDITGANDIGTMFAKAGYVTHVYPFEAFDPSAAAAAAERPDVVILDTASRLDAPGIAYGKVENATNRLKAAGARLWINKTCSVFRGNVGAEFDAMLDALGVSFAVVALGFPKNGRTTVDGMHYVRGLPLERSEFRNDPVHPMTTSSLVDILRGQTKRRVERLGERTAGLTPEGLRARLEEAESRGGYVILDVESQDDLRTIALAVRDDYVLCGSSALSEELALTLPGTRGSAQAKPLPLVEGVGILCAAGSLMPQTAGQIDYLKEKGVPIYEMDTLRLFSPQERAAELERLTDALVGVLRAGSHAAVHSTNDPVRVAETKRIGATLGMTGEQASRLVSDALADVASAVMARTGQNRLVTAGGETSASICDKLGVSGMRVWKEIEPGVPSCITLSEEPLMLVLKSGSFGKPSFLYDALQHLLEP; this comes from the coding sequence GTGATCGGCATCGTCGCGGACGACATTACCGGCGCGAACGACATCGGCACGATGTTCGCGAAAGCCGGATACGTTACGCATGTATATCCGTTCGAGGCGTTCGATCCGTCGGCGGCGGCCGCGGCGGCGGAGCGTCCCGACGTCGTCATCTTGGATACGGCGTCCCGATTGGACGCGCCGGGGATCGCCTACGGGAAGGTCGAGAACGCCACGAATCGGTTGAAGGCGGCGGGCGCTAGGCTTTGGATCAACAAGACGTGCTCCGTGTTCCGGGGCAACGTCGGCGCCGAGTTCGACGCGATGCTGGACGCGCTCGGCGTTTCGTTCGCGGTCGTCGCGCTCGGCTTCCCGAAGAACGGCCGCACGACGGTCGACGGCATGCATTACGTTCGCGGACTGCCGCTCGAGCGATCCGAGTTCCGGAACGATCCGGTGCATCCGATGACGACGTCGAGTCTGGTCGACATCTTGCGCGGGCAGACGAAGCGGCGCGTGGAGCGGCTCGGGGAGCGGACGGCGGGGCTGACGCCGGAAGGGCTCCGAGCCCGCCTTGAGGAAGCGGAATCGCGCGGGGGGTACGTCATCCTCGACGTAGAGTCTCAGGACGATCTTCGTACGATCGCGCTCGCGGTCCGGGACGACTACGTGCTCTGCGGCAGCTCGGCGTTATCGGAGGAGCTGGCCCTTACGCTCCCGGGGACGCGGGGCAGCGCGCAAGCGAAGCCGCTGCCGCTCGTCGAAGGCGTCGGAATCTTGTGCGCCGCCGGCAGCCTCATGCCGCAAACCGCCGGGCAGATCGACTATTTGAAGGAGAAGGGCGTTCCGATCTACGAGATGGATACGCTGCGTCTGTTCTCGCCGCAAGAGCGCGCCGCGGAGCTTGAGCGGCTGACCGACGCGCTGGTCGGCGTGCTGCGCGCGGGCTCCCACGCCGCGGTGCACTCGACGAACGATCCGGTTCGCGTCGCCGAGACGAAGCGCATCGGCGCGACGCTCGGCATGACGGGCGAGCAAGCGTCCCGGCTCGTCTCCGACGCGCTGGCGGACGTCGCGAGCGCCGTCATGGCGCGCACGGGGCAGAATCGGCTCGTCACGGCGGGCGGCGAGACGTCCGCATCGATCTGCGATAAGCTCGGCGTCTCCGGCATGAGGGTGTGGAAAGAAATCGAGCCGGGCGTGCCGTCCTGCATCACGTTGTCGGAGGAGCCGCTCATGCTCGTGCTCAAATCCGGCAGCTTCGGGAAACCAAGCTTCTTGTATGACGCATTGCAGCACTTACTCGAACCATAA
- a CDS encoding FadR/GntR family transcriptional regulator produces the protein MRKLAYEAVYDGIRYRIASGDWSVGSRIPTIEELSREFGTGVSSVREAVKILGKQGVLRIEQGRGTFVAQSLEEASGERLDALENATLLQLTEARLVVEPELAALAAVHGGADAKRAILDNASAMREKMARGEEFLREDLDFHRLIAVAAGNVVLREMMSVASDLLLDSRRRTMKWEGMDEKTIAHHQLIAYAIAEGRAETARSQMRSHLEDILAQYRRNLKEDR, from the coding sequence ATGAGAAAGCTGGCGTACGAAGCGGTGTACGACGGAATTCGCTACCGCATCGCTAGCGGCGACTGGAGCGTCGGGAGCCGCATCCCGACGATCGAGGAGCTGTCCCGCGAGTTCGGCACCGGCGTCTCTTCGGTCCGCGAGGCGGTGAAGATTCTAGGCAAGCAAGGCGTGCTTCGCATCGAACAAGGGCGCGGTACGTTCGTGGCGCAAAGCCTGGAGGAGGCGTCGGGAGAGCGGCTGGACGCGTTAGAGAACGCGACGCTCTTGCAGCTGACGGAAGCGCGCCTCGTCGTCGAGCCTGAACTGGCCGCGCTCGCCGCGGTTCACGGCGGCGCGGACGCCAAGCGGGCGATTCTGGACAATGCGTCGGCGATGCGGGAGAAGATGGCGCGAGGCGAGGAGTTTCTTCGCGAGGATTTGGATTTCCATCGGTTGATCGCCGTCGCCGCGGGCAACGTCGTCCTGCGCGAGATGATGTCCGTCGCGTCGGATTTGCTTCTGGACAGTCGCCGGCGGACGATGAAATGGGAAGGCATGGACGAGAAGACGATCGCGCATCATCAGTTGATCGCGTACGCGATCGCCGAAGGCCGCGCGGAGACGGCGCGAAGCCAGATGCGCTCGCATCTGGAAGATATTTTGGCGCAATATCGACGTAATCTTAAGGAGGATCGGTAA
- a CDS encoding ROK family protein: MTYLAGIDIGGTKCAVVLGRAREGAVDVLSKRMYPTPPPAEAVASFIANLDELLAAAGVDRPDAIGISCGSPLDSKRGLVLSPPNLPDWDRLDVVGPLKARYGVPVGLQNDANACALAEWKWGAGQGTEHMVFLTFGTGMGAGLILNGRLYVGKNDMAGEVGHVRLEDDGPIGYGKAGSFEGFCSGGGIAVLARTMTAERLRSGGEPPSFCASEAELDAITAKTVGLAAQAGDPLALDIYRIVGEKLGKGLAMLADILNPERIVIGSIYGRQQALLEPIVKDVLAKEALPITAGACDIVPAALGESVGDLASLSVALNEIH; the protein is encoded by the coding sequence ATGACGTACCTCGCCGGAATCGATATCGGCGGCACGAAATGCGCCGTCGTACTGGGCCGCGCCCGCGAGGGCGCGGTCGACGTGTTGAGCAAGCGCATGTATCCGACCCCGCCGCCGGCGGAGGCGGTCGCGTCCTTCATCGCGAATTTGGACGAGCTCCTGGCCGCGGCGGGCGTCGACCGTCCGGACGCGATCGGCATCAGCTGCGGCAGTCCGCTCGACAGCAAGCGCGGGCTCGTCCTGTCGCCGCCGAACTTGCCCGATTGGGATCGGCTCGACGTCGTCGGCCCGCTGAAGGCGCGGTACGGCGTGCCGGTCGGCTTGCAGAACGACGCCAACGCCTGCGCGCTGGCCGAGTGGAAGTGGGGCGCCGGACAGGGGACGGAACACATGGTGTTCCTGACGTTCGGAACCGGCATGGGCGCGGGCCTCATCCTGAACGGCCGGCTGTACGTCGGCAAGAACGACATGGCCGGCGAGGTCGGTCACGTCCGCCTCGAGGACGACGGGCCGATCGGCTACGGCAAGGCGGGCTCCTTCGAAGGGTTCTGCAGCGGCGGCGGCATCGCCGTCTTGGCTAGGACGATGACGGCCGAACGGCTGCGTTCGGGCGGCGAGCCGCCGAGCTTCTGCGCTTCGGAGGCGGAGCTCGACGCGATTACCGCGAAGACGGTCGGTCTCGCGGCGCAGGCGGGCGATCCGCTGGCGCTCGACATTTACCGCATCGTCGGGGAGAAGCTCGGCAAGGGGCTCGCTATGCTCGCAGATATTTTGAACCCCGAGCGCATCGTCATCGGCAGCATCTACGGCCGGCAGCAGGCGCTGCTCGAGCCGATCGTGAAGGACGTGCTGGCGAAGGAAGCGCTCCCGATTACG
- the pyrB gene encoding aspartate carbamoyltransferase: protein MSHSLYHVLGAKQFDRPTLDELFAASGEMERVVAEGGSNRFANKILTTLFFEASTRTRLSFEAAMHRLGGRVIGTENAAQFSSAIKGETLEDTIRIVSGYSDLIVMRHTEIGAAKQAASVATVPVINAGDGAGEHPTQALLDLYSIRKELGRIDGIRIAMIGDLANGRTVHSLSYMLANYKNVHIDFVAPDNVRIPIDVKRYLVEKGVSYEESTDLTAVAATADVVYQTRIQKERFLSLEEYEKASGKYTIDEALLGVLRPDSIILHPLPRAGEIEPSVDRDPRAAYFRQAQNGLYLRMALIEKCLQ, encoded by the coding sequence ATGTCGCATTCGTTGTATCATGTGTTGGGCGCGAAGCAGTTCGATCGTCCGACGTTGGACGAGCTGTTCGCCGCTTCCGGCGAAATGGAGCGGGTCGTCGCCGAGGGAGGGTCGAACCGGTTCGCGAACAAAATTCTAACGACGCTCTTCTTCGAGGCGAGCACGCGGACCCGGCTGTCGTTCGAAGCGGCGATGCACCGGCTGGGCGGACGGGTGATCGGAACGGAGAACGCCGCGCAATTTTCTTCCGCGATCAAAGGGGAGACGCTGGAGGATACGATCCGCATCGTCTCGGGGTACAGCGATCTGATCGTCATGCGCCACACGGAGATCGGCGCGGCGAAGCAAGCGGCGTCGGTGGCGACGGTGCCGGTCATCAACGCCGGCGACGGCGCGGGAGAACATCCGACGCAGGCGCTGCTCGATCTGTATTCGATCCGGAAGGAGCTCGGGCGCATCGACGGCATCCGCATCGCGATGATCGGCGATCTGGCGAACGGCCGGACGGTTCATTCGCTGAGCTACATGCTCGCGAACTACAAGAACGTGCACATCGACTTCGTCGCGCCGGACAACGTGCGCATCCCGATCGACGTCAAGCGGTACTTGGTCGAGAAAGGCGTCTCCTACGAGGAATCGACGGATTTGACGGCCGTGGCGGCGACGGCGGACGTCGTCTACCAAACGCGGATTCAGAAGGAGCGGTTCCTGTCGCTCGAAGAATACGAGAAGGCGTCGGGCAAGTATACGATCGACGAAGCGCTGCTGGGCGTGCTGCGCCCCGATTCGATCATTCTGCATCCGCTGCCGCGCGCCGGCGAGATCGAGCCTTCGGTCGACCGCGATCCGCGCGCCGCGTACTTCCGTCAAGCGCAGAACGGGTTGTATTTGCGAATGGCGCTCATCGAAAAATGTTTACAATAA
- a CDS encoding class II aldolase/adducin family protein: MPTVEETRRQLQDAGRYMMTNGLAWGNAGNISARTGEDRYLITASGTFLGELEDDDLVECSFAGGRLHESDKKPSKELPMHRAVYELRPEVNAVLHASPFYSTMIACSDLALPSDWFVETMYYLERVARVPYCHPGSDALGEAVAAHAKDANVLLLEHHGVLVFDTSVREARMALQTLEMACRMLVTAGAAGVKLRNLEPAVVKDFLTNAGYKPRRKWES; encoded by the coding sequence ATGCCGACGGTGGAAGAGACCAGACGACAGCTGCAGGACGCTGGCAGGTATATGATGACGAACGGCCTCGCTTGGGGCAACGCGGGCAATATCAGCGCCCGGACCGGCGAGGACCGCTATTTGATAACGGCAAGCGGCACGTTCCTCGGAGAATTGGAAGACGACGATCTCGTCGAATGCAGCTTCGCGGGGGGGCGGCTGCATGAATCCGACAAGAAGCCGTCGAAGGAGCTGCCGATGCATCGCGCCGTCTACGAGCTCCGGCCCGAGGTGAACGCGGTGCTGCATGCGTCGCCTTTCTATAGTACGATGATCGCTTGCTCGGACTTAGCGCTTCCGTCGGATTGGTTCGTAGAGACGATGTACTATTTGGAGCGCGTGGCGCGGGTGCCGTATTGCCATCCGGGCTCGGACGCCCTCGGGGAAGCGGTCGCGGCTCATGCGAAGGACGCGAACGTCCTGCTGCTCGAGCATCACGGCGTCCTCGTCTTCGATACGAGCGTCCGGGAAGCGCGGATGGCGCTGCAGACGCTCGAGATGGCGTGCCGCATGCTGGTGACCGCGGGAGCGGCCGGCGTGAAGCTGCGGAATTTGGAGCCGGCGGTCGTCAAAGATTTTCTAACGAACGCGGGGTATAAACCTAGAAGGAAGTGGGAGTCGTGA
- a CDS encoding bifunctional diguanylate cyclase/phosphohydrolase → MFQRTKAYIDSLRERQNLYVFSVCALGVALFAAFVNAPSFSLNEWVLLYALVASVVVLNHLDFQLPPSGTKQSMDSSVILAALFVHGLDIVLYVLLLSYGILAAIRREVALWKHLANFSMYVIMIVATSSVFAWTGGRIGTLEVTSVYIYLLSLAVYFFVNTSIFGGFHVIQGKPAIKVFNGVFKESISAYASTLLLSLVLTMLFERSPFFGLFLFMGIAVLISKSFKLLFELYHSLSERAIVDQRTGLYNHSYFEEALESRLNASKKTGDVFSLVLLDLDNFKKYNDVYGHLKGDQLLEFFGTQLKHLCDREGVVVARYGGEEFTVILPNVGAEEALAYANHIRKRINDTYFEGVELFPHGCLSFSAGIVQYTLDIYDKNQLVDRADQAMYYAKAQGKNVVHIYNEDSILQRTLDIEQDIREIEQQLNIFLSKDVYTFQHSKRVYRYAMELSDRLTLTDAEKKTLVLGALIHDIGKLEIPRDVLNKKGKLTNEEWEMVKKHVLWGKEIASTNEKFKPLLPLIELHHERYDGKGYPRGLKGEEIPKLARALCVIDSFDAMTTERPYQRTKTFQEAIVELRAHAGKQFDPEFAEAFIAMIERGGFDWSEDEERDGRDASPTNPAAG, encoded by the coding sequence ATGTTCCAGAGAACGAAGGCTTACATCGACTCGCTTCGAGAACGTCAAAATTTATATGTGTTTAGCGTATGCGCCTTAGGCGTCGCGTTGTTCGCGGCGTTCGTGAACGCGCCTTCCTTTTCTCTGAACGAGTGGGTCCTGTTGTACGCGCTCGTGGCCTCCGTCGTCGTGTTGAACCATCTGGACTTCCAGCTTCCGCCGAGCGGCACGAAGCAGTCCATGGATTCCTCCGTCATCTTAGCCGCGCTCTTCGTCCACGGGCTCGACATCGTGTTGTACGTCTTGCTGCTCAGCTACGGCATTCTAGCCGCGATTCGAAGAGAGGTCGCGCTCTGGAAGCATCTCGCGAATTTCTCGATGTACGTCATCATGATCGTCGCCACGTCGAGCGTATTCGCTTGGACGGGGGGGCGAATCGGGACGCTTGAGGTTACAAGCGTTTACATTTATCTGCTGTCCTTGGCCGTGTATTTCTTCGTAAACACGAGCATCTTCGGCGGCTTCCACGTCATTCAGGGCAAGCCGGCGATCAAGGTGTTCAACGGCGTATTCAAAGAATCGATCTCGGCGTACGCGAGCACGCTGCTGCTTTCGCTGGTGCTTACGATGTTGTTCGAGCGTTCTCCCTTCTTCGGGTTGTTCCTGTTCATGGGGATCGCGGTCCTCATCTCGAAATCGTTCAAGCTGCTGTTCGAGCTGTACCATTCCTTGTCCGAGCGGGCGATCGTCGATCAACGCACGGGCTTGTATAACCATAGTTATTTCGAGGAAGCGCTGGAAAGCCGGCTGAACGCGTCGAAGAAGACGGGGGACGTGTTCTCCCTCGTACTGCTCGACTTGGATAATTTCAAGAAATACAACGACGTCTACGGTCATCTGAAGGGCGATCAGCTGTTGGAATTTTTCGGAACGCAGCTGAAGCATCTGTGCGACCGGGAGGGCGTCGTCGTCGCGAGATACGGAGGCGAGGAGTTCACCGTCATTCTCCCGAACGTCGGCGCGGAAGAGGCGCTCGCGTACGCGAACCACATTCGCAAGCGAATCAACGATACGTACTTCGAGGGCGTCGAGCTGTTCCCTCACGGGTGCTTGTCGTTCTCGGCCGGCATCGTCCAATATACGCTCGATATTTACGACAAGAACCAACTCGTCGACCGGGCGGATCAAGCGATGTATTACGCGAAGGCTCAAGGAAAGAACGTCGTACATATTTATAACGAAGATTCCATCCTGCAGCGGACGCTCGATATCGAACAGGACATTCGGGAAATCGAGCAGCAGCTGAATATCTTTTTGTCGAAGGACGTGTACACGTTCCAGCACAGCAAGCGAGTGTATCGTTATGCGATGGAGCTGAGCGATCGGCTTACGCTGACGGACGCGGAGAAGAAGACGCTGGTGCTCGGGGCGCTCATCCACGATATCGGAAAGCTGGAAATTCCGAGGGACGTCTTGAACAAGAAGGGCAAGCTGACGAACGAAGAGTGGGAGATGGTCAAGAAGCACGTGCTGTGGGGCAAGGAGATCGCCTCTACGAACGAGAAGTTCAAGCCGCTTCTGCCGCTTATCGAGCTGCATCACGAACGGTACGACGGCAAGGGGTACCCGCGCGGACTGAAGGGCGAGGAAATTCCGAAGCTCGCCAGAGCGCTGTGCGTCATCGATTCGTTCGACGCGATGACGACCGAACGTCCGTATCAACGTACGAAGACGTTCCAGGAGGCGATCGTCGAGCTGCGCGCCCATGCGGGCAAGCAGTTCGATCCGGAGTTCGCGGAAGCGTTCATCGCGATGATCGAACGCGGGGGCTTCGATTGGAGCGAGGACGAGGAGCGGGACGGGCGCGATGCTTCCCCGACGAATCCCGCGGCGGGATAA
- a CDS encoding DeoR/GlpR family DNA-binding transcription regulator: MIVVQRRHKIKEKLFQQRSVKVSELVKEFNVSEETIRRDLNQLEREGLIQKNYGGAILIEDIENVAIPPVQQRKFQFFEEKNAIGKKAAELVTGQQIVILDSGSTTWCMARHLKQTTGLTVVTNGINVAEECSQNEEAAIFLLGGKLIKKSMSVVGPQAEMELQKYNAHFVFLGTSGISPRKGFTSSDIYEAEIKRAMIAAGQRVVILADHSKFQRQALVSFSSLQDVDMVITSDLVEPAYIREMEEVGVKVVVCPVKHELREEEE, translated from the coding sequence ATGATCGTTGTCCAAAGAAGGCATAAGATAAAAGAGAAGCTTTTCCAGCAACGGAGCGTCAAGGTGTCCGAGCTCGTGAAGGAGTTCAACGTATCCGAGGAGACGATCCGCCGGGACTTGAATCAGCTGGAGCGGGAAGGACTCATTCAGAAAAATTACGGCGGCGCCATTCTGATCGAAGATATCGAGAACGTCGCGATTCCTCCGGTACAGCAGCGGAAGTTTCAGTTTTTCGAAGAGAAGAACGCGATCGGGAAAAAGGCGGCGGAGCTTGTGACGGGCCAACAAATCGTCATCCTCGACTCCGGCTCCACGACCTGGTGCATGGCGCGCCATCTGAAGCAGACGACCGGTCTCACGGTCGTGACGAACGGCATCAACGTCGCCGAGGAATGCAGCCAGAACGAAGAGGCGGCCATCTTCCTGCTGGGCGGCAAGCTGATCAAGAAATCGATGAGCGTCGTCGGCCCGCAGGCGGAGATGGAGCTGCAGAAGTATAACGCCCACTTCGTCTTCCTCGGCACGTCGGGCATCTCCCCGCGCAAAGGGTTCACGAGCTCGGACATCTACGAAGCCGAGATCAAGCGGGCGATGATCGCCGCCGGACAGCGCGTCGTCATCTTGGCGGATCACAGCAAATTTCAACGCCAGGCGCTCGTGTCGTTCAGCAGCCTGCAGGACGTCGATATGGTCATTACGAGCGATCTGGTCGAGCCGGCGTACATCCGGGAGATGGAAGAGGTCGGCGTGAAGGTCGTCGTCTGTCCGGTGAAGCACGAGCTGCGGGAGGAAGAAGAATGA